A window of the Gordonia humi genome harbors these coding sequences:
- a CDS encoding metal ABC transporter permease, whose product MTTTVLAAEIGQFWNFSTTGHLLSYSFVWQATLAIGLLGLIGGLLGPMVVARQMSFAVHGASELSFTGAAAALWAGVGVNIGGVIGAVVAAAIFGLLGRRARERDSVIGVVMAFGLGLGVLFLSLQGRVGTGFALLTGQVVSVGSGGLIAVGVTAAVVVVVYAIIYRPLLFASLDPRVAETAGVPTRLLSVIFAVLVGLAAAQGVQIIGALLVMSLLITPAAAAARLSANPTVVLVLSIVFAELAAVGGLILSLAPELPVSVLVTTISFAIYVICRVVGMKRRD is encoded by the coding sequence GTGACGACGACGGTCCTCGCCGCCGAGATCGGCCAGTTCTGGAACTTCTCGACCACCGGCCACCTCCTCTCGTACAGTTTCGTCTGGCAGGCGACCCTGGCGATCGGGTTGCTCGGGCTGATCGGCGGGCTCCTCGGCCCGATGGTCGTCGCCCGGCAGATGAGCTTCGCCGTGCACGGCGCGTCCGAGCTGTCGTTCACCGGTGCCGCCGCCGCCCTCTGGGCCGGCGTCGGAGTGAACATCGGCGGCGTGATCGGCGCAGTGGTCGCCGCCGCGATCTTCGGTCTGCTGGGGCGTCGAGCGCGCGAACGCGATTCGGTGATCGGCGTGGTCATGGCGTTCGGTCTCGGCCTCGGCGTGCTGTTCCTGAGCCTGCAGGGCCGCGTCGGGACCGGTTTCGCGCTGTTGACCGGCCAGGTGGTGAGTGTCGGCAGCGGCGGACTGATCGCAGTCGGTGTCACGGCCGCGGTGGTCGTCGTGGTCTACGCGATCATCTACCGGCCGCTGCTGTTCGCGAGCCTGGATCCGCGCGTCGCCGAGACCGCGGGCGTCCCCACGCGACTGCTGTCGGTGATCTTCGCGGTCCTCGTCGGTCTCGCCGCCGCCCAGGGCGTGCAGATCATCGGTGCACTGCTGGTGATGAGTCTGCTCATCACGCCCGCGGCCGCCGCGGCCCGGCTGTCGGCGAACCCGACCGTCGTGCTCGTGCTCTCGATCGTGTTCGCCGAACTCGCCGCCGTCGGCGGTCTGATCCTCTCGCTGGCCCCGGAGCTCCCCGTCTCGGTGCTCGTCACCACGATCTCGTTCGCCATCTATGTGATCTGCCGCGTCGTCGGCATGAAGCGACGGGACTGA
- a CDS encoding DUF2599 domain-containing protein has product MIARRPAVVAALVCAAGLLLGACGSDDAVSGPPSTDTSSPVSSNTDSSNTPESSTYMSTSQPPTSQPPTLPPPYIAGADWVDTQVGPSLQIRPTRNGRDVSGDGTADEAWSEVLAMESDADSPGMRAQFDCHWTFARLVDPDKPSWNLEPDRPVVSEQEMIAARCNPGFAEE; this is encoded by the coding sequence GTGATCGCCAGGCGACCCGCGGTCGTCGCCGCACTCGTGTGCGCGGCGGGGCTGCTGCTGGGAGCATGCGGGTCGGACGACGCCGTGTCGGGCCCGCCGTCGACGGACACGTCGAGCCCCGTCTCGTCGAACACTGACTCGTCGAACACGCCGGAGAGCTCGACCTACATGTCGACATCCCAGCCGCCGACATCCCAGCCGCCGACGCTGCCACCGCCCTACATCGCCGGGGCCGACTGGGTCGACACGCAGGTCGGTCCGAGTCTGCAGATCCGTCCGACGCGCAACGGTCGAGACGTGTCGGGCGACGGCACGGCCGACGAGGCATGGAGTGAGGTCCTCGCCATGGAGTCGGACGCCGACAGTCCCGGCATGCGCGCCCAGTTCGACTGCCACTGGACTTTCGCCCGCCTCGTCGACCCGGACAAGCCCAGCTGGAACCTCGAACCGGACCGCCCCGTCGTCAGCGAGCAGGAGATGATCGCCGCGCGCTGCAACCCCGGTTTCGCCGAGGAATGA